The following are encoded in a window of Sebastes umbrosus isolate fSebUmb1 chromosome 7, fSebUmb1.pri, whole genome shotgun sequence genomic DNA:
- the treh gene encoding LOW QUALITY PROTEIN: trehalase (The sequence of the model RefSeq protein was modified relative to this genomic sequence to represent the inferred CDS: deleted 1 base in 1 codon), whose product MHRLVLFCFSSVALSTCVKSAFPPPCDSEIYCNGPILHQVQKAKLFDGSKYFVDMTLRETPDVVLSAFRNLSNESPNATIPPAKLHEFLSTYFEKPGTEFESWTPPDWHDKPKFLAGIADHELRIWAEKIHNLWKSLGRKIGAGVKDHPELYSQIYTPHPIVVPGGRFRELYYWDSYWVINGLLLSEMTDTASGMIQNFLYLVNRYGFIPNGGRIYYERRSQPPFLTLMVESYYQATKDKEFLRAALPALEQEYRFWMQNRSVAVRVNGSEHVLNRYHVQVGSPRPESYTEDLESAEGLSDVRKEQLWMDLKAGAESGWDFTSRWYIDGDGHNNGSLRDTSTSHILPTDLNALLCLNERTLASFHRILGDGDSAALHDQAAARRLEAVESVLWDAERGAWFDYNLVTHSKHFEFYPSNLAPVWAQCYSRPEMGEKAVQYLKGSGALQFPNGVPTSLRESGQQWDYPNAWPPLQHMLIDGLSKLPSEEAKELASNLAQRWIKTNWLAYMKYGAMFEKYDVNGDGRPGGGGEYEVQLGFGWTNGVALQLLDQYGATLTSGSTCASSLLLLPLVISAALTLQ is encoded by the exons ATGCATAGGTTGGTGCTATTTTGCTTTTCATCAGTGGCTCTTTCCACCTGTGTAAAGAGTGCTTTTCCACCACCGTGTGACAG TGAGATATACTGCAATGGGCCCATCTTGCATCAGGTACAGAAAGCTAAACTCTTTGATGGGAGCAAGTACTTTGTTGACATGACGCTGAGGGAAACTCCTG ATGTTGTTTTGTCCGCTTTTCGCAACCTTTCAAATGAATCTCCCAACGCGACCATCCCGCCCGCCAAACTGCACGAGTTCCTCAGCACTTACTTTGAGAAACCGGGGACCGAGTTTGAGTCATGGACGCCACCAGACTGGCATGACAA GCCAAAGTTCCTGGCAGGAATAGCTGACCATGAACTACGTATCTGGGCTGAAAAGATCCATAATCTGTGGAAGTCTCTCGGTAGAAAG ATCGGTGCTGGTGTTAAAGATCACCCAGAGCTCTACTCGCAGATATACACCCCTCATCCTATTGTTGTGCCAGGGGGGCGCTTCAGGGAGCTCTACTATTG GGACTCCTACTGGGTCATCAACGGGCTCCTGCTGTCAGAGATGACAGACACGGCCAGCGGGATGATTCAAAACTTCCTCTATCTCGTCAACAG ATATGGCTTCATTCCAAACGGTGGGCGGATTTACTATGAAAGGCGCAGTCAGCCGCCATTCCTCACTCTAATGGTGGAGAGCTACTATCAAGCAACCAAGGATAAAGAGTTCCTCAG AGCAGCTTTACCAGCTCTGGAGCAGGAGTACCGGTTTTGGATGCAGAACCGCTCTGTGGCTGTGAGAGTAAATGGGTCAGAGCATGTATTGAACCGGTACCATGTGCAGGTGGGCTCGCCCAG GCCTGAATCCTACACAGAGGATCTTGAATCAGCTGAAGGACTCTCTGACG TCCGTAAGGAGCAGCTGTGGATGGATCTGAAAGCGGGTGCAGAGTCTGGTTGGGACTTCACATCCCGCTGGTATATAGACGGTGACGGCCACAACAACGGCTCCCTCAGGGACACCAGCACTAGTCACATCCTGCCCACTGACCTCAACGCTCTGCTGTGCCTCAATGAGAGGACTCTCGCTTCATTTCACAGGATACTGG GTGATGGTGACTCAGCTGCACTGCATGACCAGGCTGCAGCCCGCAGACTGGAGGCGGTAGAGTCGGTGCTGTGGGATGCTGAGAGGGGAGCCTGGTTCGACTACAATCTGGTGACGCACTCCAAACACTTTGAGTTTTACCCCTCCAACCTGGCACCTGTTTGGGCGCAGTGCTATTCTCGGCCCGAAATGGGAGAGAAGGCAGTACAGTATCTGAAG GGGAGTGGTGCTCTCCAGTTCCCCAATGGAGTTCCAACGTCGCTGAGGGAGTCTGGGCAGCAGTGGGACTACCCTAACGCATGGCCTCCTCTGCAGCACATGCTCATCGACG GTTTATCCAAGCTGCCTTCAGAGGAAGCTAAAGAACTTGCATCCAATTTGGCCCAGCGCTGGATCAAGACAAACTGGTTGGCATACATGAAGTATGGAGCCATGTTTGAAAAG TATGATGTGAACGGCGATGGCAGACCTGGTGGTGGAGGAGAATATGAAGTTCAG